The DNA window TTTTGAAATCCTGCGCGATTTCTCGCACCAGGCGCTGAAATGGCAGTTTGCGGATGAGCAGCTCAGTCGACTTCTGATAACGGCGGATCTCACGCAaggccacggtgcctggcctgtaGCGGTGGGGCTTCTTCACACCGCCAGTCGCTGGAGCGCTTTTGCGCGCTGCCTTGGTGGCCAGCTGCTTCCGCGGTGCCTTGCCGCCGGTAGACTTGCGAGCTGTCTGCTTCGTCCGGGCCATAGTTGAGAAAGCTATGCTCTGAAA is part of the Homo sapiens chromosome 6, GRCh38.p14 Primary Assembly genome and encodes:
- the H3C12 gene encoding histone H3.1 gives rise to the protein MARTKQTARKSTGGKAPRKQLATKAARKSAPATGGVKKPHRYRPGTVALREIRRYQKSTELLIRKLPFQRLVREIAQDFKTDLRFQSSAVMALQEACEAYLVGLFEDTNLCAIHAKRVTIMPKDIQLARRIRGERA